CTTGTTAAGTGCAATGGATAATGGCAAACCTTCTGAGGCACCTCAACATACAAGCTAAGCCTTTCGAAGAAATCGAAAGAGTCGTtggaacagcagcagcagcagctggAGTACCAGAAGGTGCACTTTCAAAGAAGCAGGAGTTTACCTTTGTACCATCAATGATACGCATTTTGGCATTAATCAGAAGTTTCTATTCAACAAGCTCAGACAAATTGATGACATTGGACACTGCGGATCAAGACCCAACATGACTATATTCTTTCTTATGTATACATCACAATTGATAGTCAAATTAGATTTTATCAAAGTATGCATTTTCTGTCAATATGTACTCGTGTTCAACAAATGTGTTACTCCCCTTTTAAACTGACATAATACAAGTCTGAATTAAGTTCCATTTTATAACTGATTGACAATAGAAGTTCAAATTTTCTATATTAGTTACAGGCCTTAGAGTACCTTCTCATACTCTCATCATTTCTCCAATATAAGACAACCCATGTTCACATTAACACAAAAGTTTCATACAGAGATTCAAATAAGAAGCATATCAGTTTCCAGAAATAACAAGAGTGCGGCTCAGGCTGATAACTCTTTTGGAAGCGAAAGCAAATAAACTATGCTCTGAGAAAGTAATATGACTTATTTATATACCATGGACATGCCAATATTTGAACACAAAGACAGTTGATAACAAGGAAAATTACTATGCTGCAAAAATGCAaattaatagtgcaaaagtatatagatttctaaatattaaaGGAAAGGGCTGTTTATTTACCTTTGCCTTGGAGAAATATGGACTTGGAGTGGATACTTCATGACTGTAGTGAATTCTTGCTTCTCAGATAAATCTACCTCATCCCCATCCACAGCATTccattcaaagttcaaaaccaGATTGGCCACATAATATTCTAGATGAAGCATAGCCAACCCTAATCCTGGACAAATCCGCCTGCCTGCACCAAAAGTCATCATCTTTATTTCACGGCTTCCTGTAATATCAAATTCTTCGTACTTCCCTTCTGCTGATAGGAATCTCTCAGGCTTGAATTGCATTGGATCCTCCCACACCTCAGGATCCATATTAATATCAGCAACCATGAAATTTATGACCGAGTGTTTGGGTACTGTGTACCCACCTAACTCTGCGTCTTGGGTAACAGTGTGTGGCAGAACAAAGTGACCTGGAGGATGCCGTCTCAGTCCCTCTAATACTATAGCCTTAAGATAAGGCATCTTTGAAACTTCATGTTCTCCAACTTCTGCAGCGTCTTCTCCACCAATAACAACTCCTTTAATTTCCTCGAAAAGCTTAGCCTGAATTTCCGGGTACTTGACAAGGTTGGCCATAATCCACTGCAATGCTGTTGTGGTGGTATCAGTTCCTGCGTTGAGGAATTCAGAACAAAAACTCACAAGTTGCTCGTCAGTTAGCTTTCTCTTGCTGTCACCATCTGGGATTTCCATTGCCAACAAGCTATCAGCATAACATGTGACCAACCTGTTGGTGTTGTTCTGATTATCAGGGATTTTGGCCTCGTCTTGTAGCTGCTTCCTTGCTCTAATCTTAGGAATCAACACCTCAATCTGTTTCTTCCTCATGTCGAACAGCTCATTCCAACGACTGCGAAGCAAAATCCGAGTCAACGAAGGCCACAAATTGAGTATTGCAAAGTATCTGAAGGAAGTGAGTTGCCTGTGCTGAATTGCTTCAATCTCTTTAATCTGGGATTCATCCAACTTATCCCCAAAACACATAAACACAAGCAAGCAGAACATGGAAAAACGAAAATGATCCATCACCTTGACAGCATCAGCATGATCTTGGCCACTGGAAACCCTTAGATGATTAAGGAGGATTTCAAGAGCCCAAGTCCGAGCATGGGAGAATTCCTTGGCCTTAGAAGGATGCAGGATTTGTGCTGTCAGATTGCGCCTGAAGAGTCGCCAATTAGGCCCATAACTTGCTGAACTGATGTTGTGCTGGTTACTGGTGATAATCTCAGCAGTAGGGAGTGGTTTAGGACGTTCAGCAAATACAGCCCCGTCATGAACCAAGGCCTGGTAAGCCAAAGCACGGCTGGAAACAAAGATGAATGGAGATCGAGCAATGGGTAAGGAGACGATAGGCCCAAACTTGGTGCAGAGTTTTCTGAGGGCTGCTTCTAAATCTGTGGTTGATATCCCGAGCCATTGGAAGCGGCTTATGATGGGAAAACCACGAGGTCCCGGAGGAATTTTTGGTTTAGATTTGGACAAAACCGAGGAAACCAAAGCTTTAAGCAGAGCTGCAATGCATGCTGTTACAATGATCAGAAACCAAGCCTCCATTGTCTGCAAATTCCAAAATGTTCTGATCCTCTCTTCAGTTATCTGTTTAGAAATGTAATTCAGATTTAAGATTTTTTATagaatcaaaaaaataattgcAAACATACAGCTTTCGTCAGTGCTGATAACATCATTGTAAACAGAATCAGTGGAAGATCTGGCCCAGTTAGAAGGCATAGAAACCTCTTTAACATGACAAAATGACTTTCCTCAGGCCCTACATTAACAAGACAACAACAAAGGCGCTGTATGGGGATCTCTAGCGTCCCTTTCTACATAGCATTATGTGTAAATTTTAGCACCCTAACATTTTAAAATACCAAGTGGATGTCAACTGAGTACCAGCTTAGTTGGTTAAAGTATTAGGGGTAGTAACAGGATCAAATCCTGTTGCACACACCAAAAAAACATTTTAAAATACAAAAAACTTGACTTAAACTGCAGTCTaactaattataaaaaataatattgcatCATCCCATTTTCTTGTCATAAATTCCATATGGGGATCAGATAAAtttgttaataaaaaaaaattaactacaGAGTAGGAAGTACTCTGTACTAAATTTATAATTACTAATATAAACTAATCTGCCTTATCTGAACTACAAGTTCCATCCTATAGTTTTGGGAGTATAATTACACCTACTCACGTTCTTACAGTCACAAGCTCGTGCCTTCTTTTTCCCATGTAGAATAATTAGTGCTCCGCATCACAAATCAAGTAATATAATCGAAACTAAAGCTACTtaattgaagaagaagaaaaacacAGCAATGTTTCCTTTCTAaacatcatatattcatataaaAAGAAGTGCACAAGACTCCCGCTATCTTTAGCGAAAGGTTTGGAAAAGGTCCAAATATACGGCAGCCTTATACACACAAAAATTATCAGATGTCCCCACTTTCTAAGGgtatattttgctcatttgataATCTTATGCTTAAGCCGAAAAGGGTAAGTAATTTTGATGCGCATAGCTCAATTCAAGGTGTACATAGGTAGTGGGTCCAATGAAACCAGAAGGCAAAATATATTTCAATGTAAATACTCTGTTTGTTTCAACGGAAAATTTACCTGAAAAATAGTTTTCCCTTTATTTCATCACACAAAAAATTAGAgataaaaagaatataaaagtgaaaacaagaGGAGAAAAGAAAATGCGAACGATTAGATTGGAAaatatggtttttttttttctgcggAAAGTTATTTTCCGCTCTTAGAGAAAACAAAcaaatgaaaatggaaaatcatttttcgGAAAAGTATTTTTCGTCGAAACAAAAATAGCCGAAAACATTATCCAAGTGATCCATATTTAGCTTAAACTAATAAGCAGTATAATCATGTCAAAATGATGaaaatttcattcaaataattatgaacaaacaatcaAAACTTCCGTCACCTCCAATATCCATTCCCGACTAACAAAGTTTAATTCAAATACAGATTATCATAATCAAACAATCATAAGTGACATGAGATGATAATGCGCACGGATTAATAATTTACATATTAACCTATATAGAATAGAATTTATGAAAGAAATAAGTATCAGAAAGTGGACAGAGAATTAAAATTAAGCT
This genomic stretch from Spinacia oleracea cultivar Varoflay chromosome 3, BTI_SOV_V1, whole genome shotgun sequence harbors:
- the LOC110783507 gene encoding cytochrome P450 89A2-like isoform X1 — translated: MEAWFLIIVTACIAALLKALVSSVLSKSKPKIPPGPRGFPIISRFQWLGISTTDLEAALRKLCTKFGPIVSLPIARSPFIFVSSRALAYQALVHDGAVFAERPKPLPTAEIITSNQHNISSASYGPNWRLFRRNLTAQILHPSKAKEFSHARTWALEILLNHLRVSSGQDHADAVKVMDHFRFSMFCLLVFMCFGDKLDESQIKEIEAIQHRQLTSFRYFAILNLWPSLTRILLRSRWNELFDMRKKQIEVLIPKIRARKQLQDEAKIPDNQNNTNRLVTCYADSLLAMEIPDGDSKRKLTDEQLVSFCSEFLNAGTDTTTTALQWIMANLVKYPEIQAKLFEEIKGVVIGGEDAAEVGEHEVSKMPYLKAIVLEGLRRHPPGHFVLPHTVTQDAELGGYTVPKHSVINFMVADINMDPEVWEDPMQFKPERFLSAEGKYEEFDITGSREIKMMTFGAGRRICPGLGLAMLHLEYYVANLVLNFEWNAVDGDEVDLSEKQEFTTVMKYPLQVHISPRQSCCCCCSNDSFDFFERLSLYVEVPQKVCHYPLHLTRLSTLCQFLH
- the LOC110783507 gene encoding cytochrome P450 89A2-like isoform X3, encoding MEAWFLIIVTACIAALLKALVSSVLSKSKPKIPPGPRGFPIISRFQWLGISTTDLEAALRKLCTKFGPIVSLPIARSPFIFVSSRALAYQALVHDGAVFAERPKPLPTAEIITSNQHNISSASYGPNWRLFRRNLTAQILHPSKAKEFSHARTWALEILLNHLRVSSGQDHADAVKVMDHFRFSMFCLLVFMCFGDKLDESQIKEIEAIQHRQLTSFRYFAILNLWPSLTRILLRSRWNELFDMRKKQIEVLIPKIRARKQLQDEAKIPDNQNNTNRLVTCYADSLLAMEIPDGDSKRKLTDEQLVSFCSEFLNAGTDTTTTALQWIMANLVKYPEIQAKLFEEIKGVVIGGEDAAEVGEHEVSKMPYLKAIVLEGLRRHPPGHFVLPHTVTQDAELGGYTVPKHSVINFMVADINMDPEVWEDPMQFKPERFLSAEGKYEEFDITGSREIKMMTFGAGRRICPGLGLAMLHLEYYVANLVLNFEWNAVDGDEVDLSEKQEFTTVMKYPLQVHISPRQR
- the LOC110783507 gene encoding cytochrome P450 89A2-like isoform X2 → MEAWFLIIVTACIAALLKALVSSVLSKSKPKIPPGPRGFPIISRFQWLGISTTDLEAALRKLCTKFGPIVSLPIARSPFIFVSSRALAYQALVHDGAVFAERPKPLPTAEIITSNQHNISSASYGPNWRLFRRNLTAQILHPSKAKEFSHARTWALEILLNHLRVSSGQDHADAVKVMDHFRFSMFCLLVFMCFGDKLDESQIKEIEAIQHRQLTSFRYFAILNLWPSLTRILLRSRWNELFDMRKKQIEVLIPKIRARKQLQDEAKIPDNQNNTNRLVTCYADSLLAMEIPDGDSKRKLTDEQLVSFCSEFLNAGTDTTTTALQWIMANLVKYPEIQAKLFEEIKGVVIGGEDAAEVGEHEVSKMPYLKAIVLEGLRRHPPGHFVLPHTVTQDAELGGYTVPKHSVINFMVADINMDPEVWEDPMQFKPERFLSAEGKYEEFDITGSREIKMMTFGAGRRICPGLGLAMLHLEYYVANLVLNFEWNAVDGDEVDLSEKQEFTTVMKYPLQVHISPRQSVQCHQFV